In one Sporomusa sphaeroides DSM 2875 genomic region, the following are encoded:
- the pepF gene encoding oligoendopeptidase F produces MPQTSTSLPSREQIQAEYKWQVENIYANEQLWQADFDKVKNALPGITEYKGTLSQTPAKLAACLKLRDEINILAGKLFAYARLHRDENSANAKYQALVGKTEGLLAETSAATAFIEPEILAISDDMLAAFRREQSLAEYSFYFDNLIRQKQHVLSPAEEEILSRSAEATQASENIFNMLAHADMKFPDITGEDGQKITLSEGRYRSLIMSADRRVRQEAFSGLFGSYNTFRNTFAATLAGNVKKNIFYSRTRKYNSTLESALSESNIPVNVYDNLLATVNNNLAPLHRYIALKKKALQLDEIHMYDLYTPLAQAVKFNIPYAEGLKLVREGLAPLGTEYADILNKGLTSGWIDVYENKGKQTGAYCWGVYGVHPFVLLNYNDRLEDVSTLAHEMGHAIHSYYSQAAQPYATSQYTIFTAEVASTTNEILLNDFLLKATTDKQKKLYLINQYLEMVRATVYRQTMFAEFEKSIYDKAEEGETLTADLLDALWHTLNTKYYGPGMVVDSEIDVEWARIPHFYWNFYVYQYVTGYAAATTLAEKMANGGTGDKQRYIEFLKSGGSDYPLSILKQAGVDMSTPQPVELTLNKFSTMLDELEKLISKS; encoded by the coding sequence AAGGTTAAAAACGCCCTGCCCGGCATTACCGAATATAAAGGAACTCTATCCCAAACACCGGCAAAGCTTGCAGCCTGCCTAAAGCTGCGGGATGAAATCAATATTCTGGCCGGCAAATTGTTCGCTTATGCCCGTTTACACCGGGATGAAAACTCAGCCAATGCCAAATACCAGGCCCTTGTCGGCAAAACTGAAGGGCTTCTGGCAGAAACAAGTGCCGCCACTGCTTTTATCGAACCCGAAATTCTTGCGATATCTGATGACATGCTAGCTGCTTTCCGGCGTGAGCAATCACTGGCTGAATACAGTTTTTATTTTGACAACCTGATTCGTCAAAAGCAGCATGTCTTATCCCCTGCCGAAGAAGAAATTTTATCCCGGTCAGCCGAAGCCACTCAGGCTTCAGAAAATATTTTTAATATGCTGGCCCATGCTGATATGAAATTTCCGGACATTACCGGGGAAGACGGACAAAAAATAACACTTAGCGAAGGGCGTTACCGTTCACTGATCATGTCGGCTGACCGGCGCGTTCGCCAGGAAGCCTTTAGCGGCCTGTTCGGTTCTTATAATACCTTCCGTAATACGTTTGCCGCTACATTGGCAGGGAATGTTAAGAAAAACATCTTTTATTCCCGTACCCGCAAGTATAATTCGACCCTGGAGTCCGCCTTATCGGAAAGCAATATTCCGGTGAATGTCTATGACAACCTGCTGGCTACAGTCAATAACAATTTGGCGCCACTGCACCGCTATATTGCACTCAAGAAAAAAGCTTTGCAACTTGACGAAATCCATATGTATGACCTGTATACGCCTTTAGCACAAGCAGTAAAATTCAACATCCCTTATGCCGAAGGATTAAAACTGGTACGCGAAGGCCTCGCACCACTCGGTACTGAGTATGCCGATATCCTCAACAAAGGTTTAACCTCCGGCTGGATTGATGTTTATGAAAATAAAGGCAAACAAACCGGAGCTTACTGCTGGGGTGTCTATGGGGTCCACCCCTTTGTCCTCTTAAACTATAACGACCGTCTGGAAGATGTCAGCACCCTGGCACATGAAATGGGGCACGCCATTCACAGCTATTACAGCCAGGCCGCTCAGCCTTATGCCACCTCCCAATATACCATCTTTACAGCAGAAGTGGCTTCTACCACCAACGAAATCCTGTTAAATGATTTCCTCTTAAAAGCAACAACCGACAAACAAAAGAAACTCTATTTAATTAATCAATACCTTGAAATGGTACGGGCTACCGTTTATCGTCAAACCATGTTTGCCGAATTTGAGAAAAGCATCTATGATAAAGCCGAAGAGGGTGAAACACTTACAGCCGATTTACTTGATGCACTGTGGCATACGCTTAACACCAAGTACTATGGTCCCGGCATGGTAGTGGATAGTGAAATAGATGTTGAATGGGCCAGAATCCCTCATTTCTACTGGAATTTCTATGTGTACCAATATGTCACCGGCTATGCTGCGGCCACTACGTTGGCGGAAAAGATGGCTAACGGTGGTACTGGCGACAAGCAGCGCTATATTGAATTTCTTAAGAGCGGCGGCTCCGATTATCCGCTCAGCATCCTGAAACAAGCAGGAGTCGATATGTCAACTCCGCAACCGGTTGAGCTCACACTTAACAAGTTCTCAACTATGCTGGATGAACTGGAAAAATTAATATCCAAGTCTTGA